The proteins below come from a single Agrobacterium vitis genomic window:
- a CDS encoding nucleoside deaminase, producing the protein MTLTTRFMDVALEEARLAGARGEVPIGAVLVKDGVILAQAGNETRALQDVTAHAEILAIRRACAILEDERLAGADLYVTLEPCTMCAAAISFARIRRLYYGAPDEKGGGVDHGARFYSQPTCHHAPDVYAGIGETEAAALLKDFFTAKR; encoded by the coding sequence ATGACGCTGACAACCCGTTTCATGGATGTTGCCCTGGAAGAAGCCCGGCTGGCTGGCGCGCGCGGCGAGGTGCCAATTGGTGCTGTGCTGGTCAAGGACGGCGTCATTCTTGCCCAAGCTGGCAATGAAACCCGTGCCTTGCAGGACGTGACGGCCCATGCGGAAATCCTGGCGATCCGCCGTGCCTGCGCCATTCTGGAGGATGAGCGGCTGGCAGGCGCCGATCTCTATGTGACGCTGGAACCCTGTACAATGTGCGCGGCAGCGATATCCTTTGCCCGTATCCGCCGCCTTTATTATGGCGCGCCCGATGAAAAGGGCGGGGGTGTTGACCATGGTGCGCGTTTTTACAGCCAGCCCACCTGCCATCATGCGCCGGATGTCTATGCCGGGATCGGCGAGACTGAGGCTGCCGCTCTGCTAAAGGACTTTTTCACCGCCAAACGGTGA
- a CDS encoding SMP-30/gluconolactonase/LRE family protein, which translates to MKETILQTAYSGTVLVDTRLHLGEGPTYDVARDTAWWFDILGKGLIEHRFATGETIRHDLPMMASALATIDAERQMLATEQGIFIRAIASGELTLLTALEPELIGNRSNDGRVHPCGALWIGTMGKTAADGAGAIYHVAGDKVTRLYDSISIPNAICFSPDGSLGYYVDTRVNTLMKVSLDPATGLPTGTPSVHIDGRGKDGGIDGAVCDAEGGLWNARWGVGAVDHYDRTGQHLARYRLPAAQTTCPAFIGAKADRLLVTSATEGLDADGLAADPHGGKTFVLDIAVKGRHEPSFRL; encoded by the coding sequence ATGAAGGAGACCATCTTGCAAACAGCGTATTCCGGCACCGTCCTGGTCGATACCCGCCTGCATCTGGGTGAAGGCCCGACCTATGACGTCGCGCGTGACACCGCCTGGTGGTTCGACATTCTCGGCAAGGGGCTGATCGAGCATCGGTTTGCCACGGGCGAAACGATCCGCCACGATCTGCCGATGATGGCCAGCGCGTTGGCGACAATCGATGCTGAACGCCAGATGCTGGCGACAGAACAGGGTATTTTCATCCGCGCCATTGCCAGCGGCGAACTGACTTTGCTGACCGCGCTGGAACCGGAACTGATCGGCAATCGCTCCAACGACGGGCGGGTCCATCCTTGCGGTGCACTGTGGATCGGCACGATGGGCAAGACGGCAGCCGATGGGGCTGGTGCGATCTATCATGTGGCGGGCGACAAGGTGACTCGTCTTTATGATAGCATCAGCATTCCCAACGCCATCTGTTTTTCGCCGGATGGAAGCCTCGGTTACTATGTCGACACGCGGGTCAATACGCTGATGAAGGTCAGTCTCGATCCGGCAACCGGCCTTCCGACCGGGACGCCATCCGTCCATATCGACGGACGCGGCAAGGATGGTGGCATCGACGGTGCGGTCTGCGATGCGGAAGGCGGCTTGTGGAATGCCCGTTGGGGCGTTGGCGCCGTCGATCACTACGATAGAACAGGACAGCACCTGGCGCGCTACCGGCTTCCCGCTGCCCAAACCACCTGCCCGGCCTTTATCGGTGCCAAGGCCGACCGCCTGTTGGTCACCTCCGCCACCGAAGGGCTCGACGCCGATGGCCTGGCCGCAGATCCCCATGGTGGCAAGACCTTCGTCCTCGATATCGCGGTCAAGGGCAGACACGAGCCAAGCTTCCGCTTGTAA
- a CDS encoding PRC-barrel domain-containing protein → MNKTLNFVAATVLMGSTVVAPMAFAQSATTPATPGTTTTAPSTGTAPAMTTPGASAAMDTYLTQQGSDQLAASNYVGQNVYAGDKSIGEIKDLIMQQNGGLVAAVIGVGGFLGIGEKNVAVPVSKITVTRDAQNADKLRLTTTETAETLKSAPEFKTLEEQKADSGTTASTPATVTK, encoded by the coding sequence ATGAACAAGACCCTTAATTTTGTAGCAGCAACCGTACTCATGGGTTCCACTGTTGTCGCGCCAATGGCCTTTGCGCAGAGTGCAACGACACCAGCAACGCCCGGCACCACCACAACTGCTCCAAGCACCGGCACCGCCCCTGCAATGACCACGCCTGGCGCATCGGCTGCCATGGATACCTATCTGACCCAGCAGGGCAGCGACCAGTTGGCCGCATCCAACTATGTCGGCCAGAACGTCTATGCTGGTGACAAGAGCATCGGTGAGATCAAGGACCTGATCATGCAGCAGAATGGCGGCCTTGTCGCAGCTGTGATCGGCGTTGGTGGCTTCTTGGGCATCGGCGAAAAGAATGTCGCCGTTCCCGTTAGCAAGATTACAGTGACCCGTGATGCGCAGAATGCAGACAAGCTGCGTCTGACAACGACGGAAACGGCTGAGACGCTGAAGTCCGCTCCGGAATTCAAGACGCTGGAAGAGCAGAAGGCCGATTCAGGCACCACTGCCTCCACGCCGGCAACTGTTACCAAGTAA
- a CDS encoding MBL fold metallo-hydrolase, which yields MNRRTMIAGAALGALSAPALMARAAFAQAETSMDINHAMPPETHRFQLGGFEVVVIKDGTRVSEKPGETFGTNQSPETVSALLEKNFLPTDKFVNGFSPVLINTGSDVILFDTGMGEQGRANGMGRLSEGMMAAGYSPEDVTIVVLTHMHGDHIGGLMEKGKPAFAKARYIAGQREYDFWTNAARAGTPAEGGQKAVLANVKPLAEKITFLGDQGGDVVSGIRGEAAFGHSPGHMIFHVESKGKRLLLTADTANHFVLSLQRPDWEVKFDMDKAQAAATRKRVFDMAATDKVAFLGYHMPFPSVGYVETLDTGYRFVPKSYQFDL from the coding sequence ATGAACAGGCGAACAATGATCGCGGGGGCTGCCTTGGGCGCCTTGTCGGCCCCGGCGCTGATGGCGCGGGCAGCTTTCGCGCAAGCGGAGACATCGATGGATATTAATCATGCCATGCCCCCGGAGACCCACAGGTTCCAGCTCGGCGGGTTTGAAGTGGTGGTCATCAAGGACGGCACGCGGGTTTCCGAAAAGCCGGGCGAGACCTTTGGCACCAACCAGAGCCCGGAAACGGTTTCGGCGCTGCTGGAAAAGAATTTCCTGCCGACCGACAAATTCGTCAACGGTTTTTCGCCGGTGCTCATCAATACCGGCTCTGATGTCATCCTGTTCGATACCGGCATGGGCGAACAGGGCCGCGCCAATGGTATGGGCAGGCTCAGTGAAGGCATGATGGCCGCAGGCTATTCGCCCGAAGATGTCACCATCGTCGTCCTCACCCATATGCATGGCGACCATATCGGTGGGTTAATGGAAAAGGGCAAACCGGCCTTTGCCAAGGCGCGCTATATCGCCGGGCAGCGCGAATATGATTTCTGGACCAATGCCGCCCGGGCAGGAACACCAGCCGAAGGTGGACAAAAAGCGGTTCTGGCCAATGTGAAGCCGCTGGCTGAAAAAATTACCTTCCTCGGCGATCAAGGTGGCGATGTGGTCTCCGGCATTCGCGGCGAGGCCGCTTTCGGCCACTCTCCCGGCCATATGATTTTCCATGTCGAATCCAAGGGCAAGCGCCTGCTGCTGACCGCCGACACCGCCAACCATTTCGTGCTGTCGCTGCAACGTCCCGATTGGGAAGTGAAATTCGACATGGACAAGGCTCAGGCCGCCGCCACTCGCAAACGGGTGTTCGACATGGCAGCAACCGACAAGGTCGCCTTCCTGGGCTATCACATGCCCTTCCCCTCGGTCGGCTATGTCGAAACGCTCGATACCGGCTACCGATTCGTGCCGAAGAGCTACCAGTTCGATCTTTGA
- a CDS encoding DHA2 family efflux MFS transporter permease subunit, producing the protein MNRIVPLILAVALFMENMDSTVIATALPAIANDLGVGPITLKLALTSYMVALAIFIPVSGWMADKFGAKQIFRAAMGVFIVGSLCCAMSSSLVEFVAARFLQGMGGAMMTPVGRLVLLRTTKREDLVSAMALLTMPALVGPLAGPPVGGFITTYFSWHWIFLINVPISVLGVVLSTIFLPEIERIKTAPIDWTGFALTSLSAAGVVFGLSVMSLPALPPIVGIAATVIGLLCGVLYIVHARRHPAPLLDLTLFRKPAFRAAQIGGTLFRISAGAIPFLMPLMLQLGFGMTPFESGLTTFVGAIGAISTKFLARRVFAAAGFRSVLIVAGVCGAATTFLNAFFTPQTPHALLMFFLLMAGFCRSFFFTGTNALGYANIDNNEASQATSIASVLQQISLALGVACAAFVLEISTMLTGGHLDLADFHVAFAVVAFLSLAAVIPYIFMDKNAGADVSGHRQPLAGGAATAENLSAK; encoded by the coding sequence ATGAATCGCATCGTTCCGCTCATCCTGGCCGTGGCCCTGTTCATGGAAAACATGGACTCCACGGTGATTGCGACCGCGCTGCCCGCCATTGCCAACGATCTCGGCGTCGGGCCGATCACGCTGAAACTGGCTCTGACGTCTTATATGGTGGCGCTCGCCATTTTCATTCCGGTCAGCGGCTGGATGGCGGATAAATTCGGGGCCAAGCAGATCTTTCGGGCGGCGATGGGGGTTTTCATCGTTGGCTCCCTCTGCTGCGCCATGTCCAGCTCGCTGGTGGAATTCGTCGCCGCCCGGTTTTTGCAAGGCATGGGTGGCGCGATGATGACGCCGGTCGGCCGTTTGGTTCTGCTGCGCACCACCAAGCGCGAGGATCTGGTCTCGGCCATGGCGCTGCTGACCATGCCGGCCCTTGTCGGTCCGCTGGCCGGTCCGCCGGTTGGCGGCTTCATCACCACCTATTTTAGCTGGCACTGGATTTTCCTGATCAATGTGCCGATCAGCGTGCTGGGCGTTGTCCTATCGACAATTTTCCTGCCGGAAATCGAGCGCATCAAGACCGCACCGATCGACTGGACCGGATTTGCCCTGACCTCGCTGTCGGCGGCGGGCGTCGTTTTCGGCCTGTCGGTCATGAGCCTGCCAGCCTTGCCGCCGATTGTCGGTATTGCCGCCACTGTTATCGGCCTGTTGTGCGGCGTTCTTTATATAGTGCATGCCAGGCGCCATCCTGCACCGCTTCTGGATCTCACCCTGTTTCGCAAACCGGCCTTTCGCGCCGCCCAGATCGGTGGGACGCTGTTTCGGATTTCGGCGGGTGCCATTCCCTTTCTGATGCCGCTGATGCTGCAACTCGGCTTCGGCATGACACCGTTTGAATCCGGGCTGACCACCTTTGTCGGCGCCATTGGGGCGATCAGCACCAAATTCCTGGCGCGCCGGGTGTTTGCCGCTGCCGGTTTTCGCAGTGTGTTGATTGTGGCGGGCGTCTGCGGCGCCGCGACCACCTTTCTCAACGCGTTTTTCACGCCGCAGACCCCGCATGCGCTGCTGATGTTCTTCCTGCTGATGGCTGGTTTCTGCCGCTCGTTTTTCTTCACCGGCACCAATGCGCTGGGCTATGCCAATATCGACAATAACGAGGCCAGTCAGGCAACCTCAATTGCCTCGGTGTTGCAACAGATCAGTCTGGCGCTCGGCGTTGCTTGCGCGGCCTTCGTTCTGGAGATCAGCACCATGCTGACCGGTGGTCATCTGGATCTTGCCGATTTTCATGTGGCCTTTGCCGTCGTGGCCTTTTTGTCGCTGGCCGCCGTCATTCCCTATATCTTTATGGACAAGAATGCCGGTGCCGATGTGTCCGGCCATCGGCAGCCCTTGGCAGGTGGGGCCGCCACTGCGGAAAACCTTAGCGCCAAATAA
- a CDS encoding LuxR family transcriptional regulator, with amino-acid sequence MVAEDAASKFATAERYVRELSGYKTQFDVFRLMKRLTDFFGAKGFMVMNVPSAGAKTLTGSSVITNWPADFLSEYDMASLLSSSPMFNRLRNTSIPVVFDVHVVARERDPKTVELATDLFLRFGMPRGACFPVHDAHGNRGAVNICGEMPAFSFVDMVLLQYLAGHVFNRLAEIRELDARVTETLTEREIECLTWTAAGKTSVEIAEIMGLSEHTINHYLNRATRKLDTVNRTQAVAKALRLSLIK; translated from the coding sequence ATGGTTGCCGAAGATGCGGCCTCGAAATTTGCGACGGCAGAACGCTATGTGCGCGAATTAAGTGGCTATAAGACCCAGTTTGACGTTTTCAGGCTGATGAAGCGGTTGACTGACTTTTTCGGCGCCAAGGGCTTCATGGTCATGAATGTGCCTTCGGCTGGTGCAAAAACTTTGACCGGCAGCTCGGTCATCACCAACTGGCCTGCTGATTTTCTCAGCGAATACGACATGGCGTCCCTGCTGTCGTCCAGCCCGATGTTCAACCGGTTGCGCAACACCTCTATACCCGTTGTTTTCGATGTGCATGTGGTCGCCCGTGAACGCGATCCCAAGACTGTCGAGCTGGCGACGGACCTGTTTTTGCGGTTTGGCATGCCGCGCGGCGCCTGTTTTCCGGTTCATGATGCCCATGGTAACCGGGGCGCTGTCAATATTTGCGGTGAAATGCCAGCATTTTCCTTCGTTGACATGGTGCTGCTGCAATATCTGGCCGGGCATGTGTTCAACCGACTTGCCGAAATTCGCGAACTGGATGCACGGGTCACCGAAACGCTGACGGAGCGCGAGATCGAATGTCTGACCTGGACGGCGGCGGGCAAGACCTCCGTTGAAATCGCTGAGATCATGGGCCTGTCAGAACATACGATCAATCATTATCTCAACCGCGCCACCCGCAAGCTGGATACCGTGAACCGCACCCAGGCGGTCGCGAAGGCGCTACGGTTGAGTCTGATCAAATAG